The stretch of DNA ATGTTGACCTGATGAACAGGAATAGGTCATCGAGTGTATTATGAGCGGATGCAATTAATAGTATGGTTTACTCTGAGATTAAATGGAGTTGACTCAGTTGAGATTATTATAAGAATACCTCTCATGTCCTCGTAGTCTGAGATTAAATATGTTTGAAAGTATTATTAATTCCTCATGCGCTCAATTATCGAAATGAAAAGCGAAATCTTTATCGCAACCAAGTAGACTGGTTCTTGTTAATGCTAACCTTGCCGCGAAGGAAACCTTTCAAATGCAAAATTTCCTCCTTCCCTCGAATATCCATAACAGATTAGACAAAACTAATATAGATTTTTTATGAAATAAGAATCCTTCCCAGCGTTGTCCTAATTCAgttggttggcataaagtttgtttaccaaagtctCTTGGCGGATTAGGAATAAAATCCTCTGAAGTAGCTAATAAATCCTTTCAAATGAAaattttatggaaaattcttatggaaAAGGATAATATATGAGTCAAAGTGGTAACTAAGaaatacttgagaaattgttcactttttgaacatacataaacttaattcaatttgCTCTTGGCAATGGGCATAAACTCATGAGTATTCGGGATATGTTTAAAAAGGGGTtgagatggcaggtaggtaatAATGGTAGTCATATCAAATTTTGGACTGACAATTGGCGTTTTTCTTATCCTCTTATTGGAAAATAGATGGTCATTGTAACCTTGATGTAAATCTTTTGGTTTGAGATTAAACAATGGGATGTTAGTAAGTTATCTGGTATAGTAATTAATGATATTGTTAACCAGATAATTAATATTCCATTGCCGCAcaatgatattccagatacccttCTTTGGGGGCTTGTCTGTGGATGAAAATTTTTCTACCAAAACAGCGACATGTTTAGCACAAGGCTTGTCCGATAGAAATATTGATAAATGTGAATTTTACTGAATCTGGAATATAAATGttcctccaaaattgaaattttttctttgtaAAACATGTGTTGATGACCTCTCTACGAAAAGTAGGTTTCTAAAAACTCATATAACTGTCCCACCTCAGTGTGTTTTGCGCAATCATCCAATTGAAgataaagatcatttctttttcaaatGTTCCTTGATTGGTTCTGTTATCCAAGACATGAATATCATTAGCTTTAAtaactttttggcaatatgataATATTGCAAGTCAAATTATAGCGAAACTTAATCATCTTAAAATTTTAATTCCACAAGACGATTTCATTAAGATTAgatttatttggtggaatgcatggttccacGGAAATGACATTATTTTTAGAGGTGGCcaaatgcgggcttgggccgAACATGGGCCGGGCTCACGTTAAATTTTCAGCCTATGGACAAGCGGGTTAACGGGTTTGGGACGGGTTAATGGGTTGGGCCTTTGTATTTTTCTTAAAATGCCTTGTCTTTATATGCTTATTTTGAAGGCGGGATGTACCGGGCTCAATGGACGGGACGACCCATGAACAGCTCTAATGATTTTTAATGATGTTCATTTCAATATTAGCAAACttatttttttatgtaataatagcgtTAAGATTTGGAATGAGACTAGACATAAGAATCTTAACAATCATGATAAAGACAAGTCAGTTAGAAATACTATtagtaaggaagaaatttggtgggaaaaacctaaaAATGGgtttctaaagctaaattttgacgaaTCGAAAATATATGGTAATAAAGCTGCTCTAGGATATTCTATAATGAATCATAATGGTAAATTCGTTTTGataggagcaaaaaagtgcggatctaaTAGTCTTCCCGTTGCGGAAACTCTCGCTTTAAAAAGAAgacattttagcagctaaatacttaggaatctcaaagttaattgtggaaggtgataatttatgtgttatcaaCTCAATATATGAGTAGTACATGGCAAATTCCTtgagaaatttctagtattatcaaggatgtaaaaTTAGATGTTCAGTTAATtaatgaagtgataattaaacattgctttcgtgaagccaacaaagtTGCCGACTTTATGACTTCTATTGGatattcatgtccaactctttcgaggtggtttgaaaactggtggcttcaacttacctcgaAAGAATGAGATAAGTTTGTCCTACCTtagaggatcaatctagttttattaGAAAGGTTATATATACTTGTAGTAGTCTtaatttgtatttatttatttaatcatTTGTGATTCATTAAATACTTCCTCCGTCTTGATCAATTGTTGACTTGTTGTCCTTCAGTTTTGGTACGAAGACCAAGGAAAGAAAAGGGAgccaattataagatgacaaatgaaccaaaatgagtgtaaatgatcaaattgctcatcaaatgcaattCTAAAATAGGAAGGACAACAATTGAATGAGACGACAAAAAatggaaaatgacaacaaatgatcCGAGACAAAGGGAGTATGTAAATTATATAAAATGTTGCTTAATACGGAGTAGTATTAATGTGAGATGTCgtgaaaataataatattaactgAAAAAATAATGAGTGAGGTTGATGAGGGGAacttaggtgattttgagttttgacaaaagtatttgatgttgAAATTTTGGTAAGTAAGAAACGTTATTTGGGTATAGTATGTAGAGAGTTGAAACAGTTGAAGTAGGAGTTGGTCTAAAAAATAGAAAAGTCAAGAGTGAAGAGTGAAGGGGGAGCGTAGAACCGTGTTTCATTTTTGTGGATTGTGAGTTTGTGAGGCCCTCCCTCTACTTTACCTTTGGTCGTTTAAACCTCTAATCTTTGTTTCCCATTTCCTTCCTTAGTAGAGTATTcgtattcaattcaattaaattcATTCCTCCTCACGGCATCTGTGCAACAGCCACCGTAGTAGCAGTCAGCATTAACCCCGTGACATTCTCTTCTTTCATTATATTCCTGCTTTTATACCATACCTACCACCACTAGTTgcatattactactactactactactatctagctatctatctatctatctatcccCGGCTGGgtgggttgtgttgtttgttcCAGTAAGTATGCGGTCCCCACAGGCACAGGCACAGGCACAGGCACAGGCACAGGCACACTCCCTGGACACTCCTACACCCTCAAGGTCACCACTTCCTCCTATGGATGTACGTTTCCAGTCAACCTTGTCCCTTCACAAACTCCGCCGTTTCAACTCCCTCGTACTCCTCTTCCGTGTCGCCACTTTCGTCTtttctctttcctcttttgtctttaTGCTTACCAATTCCCGCTCTCAACCTCGCTGGTTCGACTTCGACGCCTCCCGGTACCCTACCGCCCacttcctttctttctttctttctttctttctttctttctcatttaataatttcattattttattaaattgaaCAGCTATGTGTTGGCCGCAAATGGGATTGTGTCCCTCTATTCATTGGTCGAAATGGTGGCCGCCGTTTGGGAGATTACTACCGGAGCTACTCTATTTCCTGAGGTTTACCAACTTTGGTTCGATTTTGGTCATGATCAGGTCCATTCACTTCCTACTCTATTTTCTGCTGCTTTCACTTTTTTTTCAAACTACACTCTCTCAACAGATGATTTTATCAAGGATCCTCATTATTACCTCTTAACGGTGAAACTCAGCTCCAATTGAAAGTTAATTATTCTGAATCCTCCCTTAAATAAACCCAATCTTAACGGTATAATCCCTCCTACTTGAATCCTTCCAATAAATAGTGTCTTGCGTAGCACACCTACAGATAGGAATAGCCAATATTTTTCTAGCCCATTCTTTGTTGATAAAACTATTCCAACCACCTAAACCAAAATAACATCTTTAACCTTTGCAATCCATCCACTTCCCCGCTTTCCGAGcataagggtgtgtttggatagcaaaagggGAAGTGGATGGATTGCCCAAATAAATCTAACTGCTGGCCTATTACCATTAACCCAATTTGATTTCCAGACATTTAACTCAGAATCATGGCCAATCTTCCATTCAAAGTTTGAAATAATATGTTGCAGGCCCCTAATTAAACCTCTACAGCCCCAGGACATATTAATACCAAACATAATCGAGTTATTATTAAGCTGACTATCCTTCCTCAAAAAACCAAACACGACTAGCAATGGAACTCTTAAAATTTATGATTTTCCATGGCTGCTTAACCAATAGTGCTTCATTTACACATGAAATATTCTGAAGACCTAACCCCTATCATCCTTAGCTAAATTAGAGCTTGATTTAGACTTTGTTTACTTCAAGTAAATTAGTACGCATTGGAGTTAATACACATACACCTTCCTGGTTCTCAACTTCTCATTGTGAGAGTTTGACTTTAGCTGGTATAAATCATAAGATAATCGACAAAATAAATCATTCGTATGCGATATAGATTAATGAACTCTTCATTTACTTTGGGTTCTTGGGCCAGGGCCACCATGAGGGTGTTTTCTGACAGTCGAGACCTTCCATAAAATAGGTACTCCTCCGTCCCAGTATGGTTTGCTTTTTTGAAGTAAGTAAATGACAATCATACTCTTGTCATTAATCTTTACACATGGGTTTGAAGAAGAGTAGAAAAGGAGTGACAAGGGTAGATGGGTAAATTCCACTATCATCTTTATCTCTGTATAATAAGGAATAGATAATAACTCattggaacggagggagtaatattacAAATGCTGGCAAGACATAGTAGCTAAATTGAGCGAAAGAAACAACTGAGTGAAAAATAAATTGAAAAACGTGGAGTCTAAGCTGAGTATTAACAATTGAACAATAACAAGTTTTGAGCCGTCAAGATTTATTTATATTGAGTTTGAGAGTAATGATTAAGACGTAACCAACTAAGTGGCATGTCGAAAATTTTCTGAGCTTGAGACAAGCAAGGACCTTTTTAGTAGCAATTTGTTCTACGGTGTTTGCCGGGGTAAGAGAAAAACCGGAAATATTAGAGAATCTAATAAAAGGTAAATGAAATATGAGATAATCTATAGTGAATAATGAAAATATTATCATATTGATTTTGTGTTGAGACTTGTCAGTCTCCCTGTAAAGTCTAAAATAGTCATATTCATCGTCTTATTTCCTTAAGAAAGGGATTATGTAATATGGACTATGGACTTTAGTAAGGGTACTTGGGAAGTTGGGATATACAATTGTGATAATACCCATGCTTTGACGTTTGTCCAAATTTGCACAACACGACAGCCAAGTATTTTTATGTAAGAGTCCATCAGATAGGTCTAAAATCCTTTGTTGGCTCGTCAAattttatgttaaaaatactTGTTGTCTCTAGGAAATGTTTACATAGTTTGGTAAAGTTGCAAATTAAGAAAACAATGATGTACCTCAGGTTTTTGTCAAGATCCTGATTTCCAAATCTACCTCTAATAATTACTTGTACATTAGTTGTAGTTGTGATGGTTGATTTACCTgttaaaaaaaaatcaactaaTTCGCTTAACAATTCAAATCTTAATTTGCCCCTTTTTACATTAATTTCCATTTTGACGTCTCTGATTTCTTTCACAATTGAGTTTTGGCCTTGGCCCAATCAGGTATAATCGACTCTCTGCCTTCTTACAACTGGATGAACATATCCAAGCTTGATCTATTAAGTATCGGATCGGAATATGCTCCTAACTTTTGTTTTCAATTTAGATATTCAAAATTCTGGACCAAATGCAAAATCAGTGCCAAATAAAAAAAACCTGGGTTTAGTAAGATGATCACTTGGTTTTACACCAATAAATGCTATTCATTGGAGTCGGCTCAATAGTATCTGGATATTAATCATGGCGTAGTAAAACAATACAATACACTAAAATGGAGCCATGGTTCAAAATCTCGGCCGAGTTGTATCGTATCGGCCGAGTTGTATCGGATTTTCACTCTACCAATATGAGATATCGCTCGAGAAATCACAGGGGTTCATTATGATCCGTCCGCGACAGCCGATTAAAGGCTGGTTATACCACTACCGCGACTACGACCGATACCGAGATTTAAAATCATGAATGGAGCTCAACAAAAAAATTGAGCTTTTTATTAAGCTGATAGTTCAGGCACAACGATGGTTTTATACTTCAATAGTAAACATAGAGGTGAAATTATGTATAATTTGGCTTTTCCCTTATTTGCTATTTGTGGGGTTCTTGAAACACAAATTTTGAACTCTGATTGATGTGAAGTTGGATTTTGAACATGCATTTCGATTTTCACATAgctgattttttttttccgtgAAAATGGTTTGCAGGTTTTCGCATATTTGTTACTGTCAGCAAACACAGCAGGATCAACATTGTTGAAGACGTTGAGGGATTCGGAGTCATGTAATAACACAAGTGCATTTTGTGTACAATCTGATATATCCATTGCATTAGGCTTTGCTGGTTTTCTGTTTCTAGGCTTAACATCTTTGATGTCTGGTTTTCGGGTCTCCTGCTTCCTCATCAACGGCTCTCGCTTTCATCTTTAATTTTTTTCACTATTCTTTTTCGATTTTAAACTAATTATTTAAAAATATGTCATCAATATGTGTATATATTTGATCTTACTATGTTTATTGTGCCACAGGGTAGATTTTAGATTGAAGAAGGTTATATTGTTGCGAGGGACATCAACTTCATCTTATTTCTAGATTGATTGTGATTTGTGAATGAATATGCTTATATTTTCCCGGTAGGTCTTCCTTAAGACACATATCCGTCTTGAgaataaaacgggtcaaataacaCCGTAGTTGCAAAGACAAGGAGAGTGGCATACTAGTGTAGTATATTTGTTTGCATGAATGTATcctaataaaaacaaaaaaacactcTAGTTTGCATAGATGAGACTAACTTTTGCTAATCTCAATGCATTATGTTTTTGTCTCATGCgtgatacttgacccgtcttaagGTTGGACGAATATGCccatcttaaatgagaatttgtgatattttCCCACCATGTCAGCATTCAAACCTAGCTATACGCATGTCTTCCTTTTCTTGTTTGATACTTCAAATCTGCAATCTCCTATAACCAACTCCTCCACCATCTCGTCGTATCCTCCACCACCCACCTCGCCGGCCTCCGTTGGGTCCACCACCGCTAGTGGCCCATATGTGCAGTTGTGCCTTGTCACTTGCTCGTCCACGGTTTGTTATCTACCACTGGTGATAAGCTCATTGTCGTTGCCGCCTCTTGGACTCCTCTTTTCCTCCACTGCAGATATCACTAATTTAATTACTTTCTCAGCTCTCACACCCTACATTAGTAAAACCCTAATTCAATTGTGGTTGTGTTTGAACAATTTGCTAAATTTAATAATCCGACTAAGGCtcaaaactagctgaaaaggtaactgaaaccTAAAAAGGTAGTTTAACAGATAAAGTAACTGAAAATTATGAGTTGATAAGCTAActgaatatatatataaaatgtttgacaaactagttgaaaaggtagctgatttttgATAAAATGATGTAAAAGGGTAcgataattatttaattttatagaTTTAAGTGGTaaaaaatagaagaaaacttaTTTCAGGTATctaaaatctcaaatgctactatttcaagtagcttatttggaCAAATAtcctacttgccaaacacttgcaaaaaaaaaaaagtagctgaaattttggtcaaataagctactttggtcaaataagttacCTAAAATGTCATGCCAAAAGAGTCTAAAGGTCAATAACTTCATACTAAATTATTCGGTAAACGACAGATATGAAAGCGTACCTTAAGACAGGCATATCGTCTCAACCTTAAAAGTTTTAGGAAAAATATTCAGGTATTTTTTTAAAGTTTCTTAgctttttttaaaaaacaaacaGTTATACTATACTCCATATAATTTAAAATTGTTAAAAAGTTTTAGAAAAAATATTCGATTAGAATATTTGGatttttataaaataaattaaaatcttCTCTGTTGATGTTAACTCATTTTAAATTTTGATTTCATTTGTTAACTTTTTTTTATTAAGATTGTATATATTTTGTAAAAAGTATAATCAATTTCATATTTGATTTCTGGAGAGATTTTGGTGAAGGGGCTTAATTTcacctttattattattattattattattattattattattattattattattattattattattattattattattattattattattattattattattattttttattattttttatttttattttttttaaaaaaaaaaaccggaACTTTTATTAAGAATAATCAAAatgtttacaagaaattagtgggtagccgagatacaatctgggccccTACTCCCTTAGTGATAACAAAGCTAAgcctagtaaaaatataagcggtcGCGCGAGCCCCTGCATCCTGAGAAATAGAgtatttctggatccgcttgagcaaagccACAACATCCGTATCCAGCTCTCCCAGCGAAGAAAAAGAGAAGGGTAGGAAACTATAACCAGCCGTCGTGCACAAATCCCGTGCCAGATTggcacactttcgccgagcaaagaCATCGAACAACCCCGACCGACACAAAAATCGGACAACCCAGTCTTAGACAAGGGGAAAGACCCCGTCAgatcgacacacacatcacgccctctgtcccaggaCTAAAGAAGCAGATCCGCCGGACGAAGGGAGCAACTATGCCCaccaaccaaaccgatatcaacctccctaCCAGCAGAGATCCCCGACCTGTAGCAGATGTCCAATAAGGTGTCGCGAACGAGATTATGCCGAtgcttaacgcccacagtaccagcacAGGACACAACATGATCGCCataaacatccccatcaaaaaccCGAGAACAAGCAGGACAAGGCCTAGACACCGTGAACAACGGGACGCCGAGTCGATAGCTAACCCCACTACGATAGGTTCTTCcattcatagtctgccccaacccaGAAATAGGAatcgcacgcaaccaatcagaagaGTGAGCCCCCTGCCGAGACTTCCACAATGCAACCTGACGCGGAGTCAACGAGAAAACAGAGTCCGAAGTAGCGGCAACCTTCACGAAATTTATAtttgccaatttcttcataagtttaggGACAGCGATTTCAGTAGGATCACGTAAAAGATCAGAACCTGTAACCTCATTAAAATTACGCAGGGCATCATCAAAAGTAGGGCCAGCAACAATGGTACTAGAAGGAcgtaggagcttagcctgcaactcagcagactgcaaacgagACGCCAGAAAAGCATTGTGCATGACATCCCCGGCAGCATAAACCCCGAGCCCACCCAAATGAAAAGGAAAGGTGGCAAGCCGCCACTGCTAATCCTCAAAATCAGGCCCAGACGtagtgacaatacgttccaagctagaacgaagtGCCACATCAAAAGAAAGCTGGACCGACCCAAAGACACGTGGAGAACAAGTACGCAGGGCAAAGTATAGTTTAGAAATATCAGTACATGCCCGAagcagaagcaactcacactgtGGGTCATCAATCCTCGCGATAGAATCCATAAGCTCGATGGTTCTagtcactctcttcgccacaagaTCGCTGCAGAAAACAGGACACGTACTGACAGGACCACCCAGAACAGTGATACCGTGTAAAGGCCGAGCAATAGAGTGAGGGGAAGACACTAGGAAGCCGACTCCTAGGATTTTCCGTAGGCCAAAAGACCTCGGTCTTACCAACATTAAGATGGAGACCAAACCGAGGACCATCTTCCATAATCAGATCCAAGACCTTTTCCACAACCAAAGTGTCCCCAACAATAGTGCCATCGTCTAAGTACCAAGCCTGCAAGCTGAGGTCAAAGGAGTCCCTGATCTTGCACACCAACGGATTCAACACCAAAGCAAAAAGCAAAGGTCCTAACGGATCGCCTTGCTGAACCCCCGACAAGACAATAAGCTATGCTCCCTATAATACAGCCGGGCAGGACTAGAGTAAAAAAACTCCACCCATCGGGATATGACCGAGCAGTGACGGcgaacctcctgaagcatggtctcACGATCAACTaagttgaacgcattctggaagtcgaccagcaacatagaaagacCCTCCACACCACCACGAGCCTCAACAAGCCGATTCAAGGCATGAagaatagcctctcctccaccggataCCCCGACCCCAAACTGAAGACCAGTAAAATAACCCGATAAAGATGGACCAACCAAAAAAGCATCTACCTTAAAGACAAGGCGCCTCCAAACAGTGCCAACAATAATAGGACGTataccaccacccggtttaacaagtGGCGTGAGCGGAGCACTAGctatgtactcacccagagcatgcggacaccggccctcaaggaaaagattaaccacccgagTAATAGAGGCGGTCAAATCGTCAGAAATAGCCACAGCAGCTCCACTGaaacaatccataaggtgttGGGTACGAAAACTATCCCgtccacaagaagtaccacgcgggaaactccgaatcatatccaacacAACAGCCGGAGAGGCAACAAGGGGATGATGATCAACAGGCAAATGGGGCAAAGAGGGAGAAGGGGCGACGGGGTGCTTATCCTGCAGAGCCACAAGGGTGGCGTCAGAGTAAGGAGAAATACCTGATGAAGAAAGCACCCGCACAACAGCAGTATAatgaccatcacaaatcttcctccgGCACAGCCAAAGGTTAAGCTCGCTCAAATCAAGATCCTCCTCCACATGAAAGGAAGGGAGAAACTCATCCAAAGTCGCCCGTAAGAGCTGCAAACTGCCACCAGGCACAACCCAAGCAAGAATAGCACTGGTAATATTCTCCTCCTGGCGCTGACATCTGACAGCCGTCCTGCACTCAAGATTACTCCTCGGGAAAAAGGTCTTAAGTATACAAAGGGGCAACACAATCAAACGAATCTAGCAGGAGAGGTCACCAGGAGAGCCACCCACATCATCCAAAGCCCCTTTTAAAACCCGAGAAAACCCAAGGCGATACTTAGGAGGGATAGATTTCACAGTGCGTAACCCCAAAGAAAGGAAACGATAAAGCAAAGAGACGGTCCAACCAACTGGCTCAACCCCAACATCAGACGAGATAACTGACGGAGACGGAATAGTAGGTCGGGGAATACTAGAAATAAAAAACGGACAAGGCCATCATCACAAATTGGAGACGCCACAATGTCGTCCCGACTATGCCGACACCTCTTAGGAAAGGTATGGGTTCTAA from Silene latifolia isolate original U9 population chromosome 10, ASM4854445v1, whole genome shotgun sequence encodes:
- the LOC141605694 gene encoding CASP-like protein 4C2, whose translation is MRSPQAQAQAQAQAQAHSLDTPTPSRSPLPPMDVRFQSTLSLHKLRRFNSLVLLFRVATFVFSLSSFVFMLTNSRSQPRWFDFDASRYVLAANGIVSLYSLVEMVAAVWEITTGATLFPEVYQLWFDFGHDQVFAYLLLSANTAGSTLLKTLRDSESCNNTSAFCVQSDISIALGFAGFLFLGLTSLMSGFRVSCFLINGSRFHL